One window of the Nicotiana tabacum cultivar K326 chromosome 4, ASM71507v2, whole genome shotgun sequence genome contains the following:
- the LOC107824333 gene encoding major strawberry allergen Fra a 1-2: MAVTTFTEEHTSPLPPKRIFKASIIDSHKLIPKLMPQAIKSIEVQGDGGAGSIKTINFPEGGKFKSIKYRVDELNEETYTYKYTLVGGDGLVDNLEKISYDVKFEQSADGGSISKVTSTYYTVGDFKLNEEEIKAGKEKVSAMFKVVEAYLLQNPEAYA, from the exons ATGGCAGTCACCACCTTCACTGAGGAACACACTTCCCCACTCCCCCCCAAAAGAATATTCAAAGCCTCCATTATTGATTCTCATAAGTTGATCCCTAAGTTGATGCCACAAGCTATTAAAAGCATTGAAGTTCAAGGCGATGGCGGTGCTGGAAGTATTAAGACCATCAATTTTCCTGAAG GGGGCAAGTTTAAATCCATAAAGTATCGTGTTGATGAGCTTAACGAGGAGACATACACGTATAAATACACATTGGTTGGAGGTGATGGATTGGTAGACAACCTTGAGAAAATAAGTTATGATGTGAAGTTTGAGCAGTCAGCAGATGGTGGTTCCATATCTAAGGTGACTAGCACATACTATACTGTGGGAGATTTCAAGCTCAATGAAGAGGAGATCAAGGCAGGCAAGGAGAAGGTCTCGGCTATGTTCAAAGTTGTAGAAGCTTATCTCCTTCAAAATCCTGAAGCCTATGCTTAA
- the LOC107824327 gene encoding LOW QUALITY PROTEIN: DEAD-box ATP-dependent RNA helicase 35 (The sequence of the model RefSeq protein was modified relative to this genomic sequence to represent the inferred CDS: substituted 1 base at 1 genomic stop codon), with product MEMEDEDDYVEYVPIVKRRAIEAQKILQRKRKSSVLEEEAEKLKLVEAKPSLLVKATQLKKEQPEISPTEXVVLQEKEMIEHLSDRKTLMSVHALAKGITYTEPLFTGWKLPFAIRRMSKKACDVIRKQWHIIVDGEDVPPPIKNFKDMRFPEPILKKLKARGIVQPTPIQVQGLPIILSGRDMIGIAFTGSGKTLVFVLPLIMVALQEEVMMPIAPGEGPFGWIICPSRELARQTYEVIEQFLEPLREYGYPELRPLLCIGGVDMKSQIDVVKKGVHIVVATPGRLKDMLAKKKMNQVLLVFCRYLTLDEADRLVDLGFEDDIREVFDHFKAQRQTLLFSATMPTKIQNFARSALVKPITVNVGRAGAANLDVIQEVEYVKQEAKIVYLLECLQKTPPPVLVFCENKADVDDIHEYLLLKRVEAVAIHGGKDQEERKYAIASFKSGKKDVLVATDVASKGLDFPDIQHVINYDMPAEIENYVHRIGRTGRCGKTGIATTFINKNQSETTLLDLKHLLQEAKQRIPPVLAELNDPMDDVEAITNASGVKGCAYCGGLGHRIRDCPKLEHQKSVQIANSRRDYFGSGGYRGEI from the exons ATG GAGATGGAGGATGAGGATGATTATGTTGAATATGTACCTATTGTAAAGCGTCGAGCAATTGAGGCGCAAAAGATCCTTCAGCGCAAGAGAAAATCTTCAGTTTTGGAAGAGGAAGCGGAAAAATTGAAGCTTGTTGAGGCTAAGCCGAGTTTGCTTGTGAAGGCCACTCAGCTGAAGAAAGAGCAACCTGAGATTAGTCCAACTGAATAAGTAGTCCTGCAAGAGAAGGAGATGATTGAGCATTTATCTGATCGAAAGACTTTGATGTCCGTTCATGCACTAGCTAAGGGGATTACTTATACGGAGCCTTTGTTCACTGGTTGGAAGCTGCCATTCGCCATCAGAAGAATGTCAAAGAAAGCATGTGATGTAATCCGAAAGCAGTGGCATATTATTGTGGATGGCGAAGATGTTCCTCCACCAATAAAGAATTTCAAGGACATGAGGTTCCCTGAGCCCATTTTGAAGAAACTTAAAGCGAGAGGGATTGTTCAGCCCACACCAATTCAAGTGCAGGGCCTTCCTATTATTTTATCAGGTCGCGATATGATAGGTATAGCTTTTACAGGCTCTGGTAAAACATTGGTTTTTGTCTTGCCACTTATTATGGTGGCTTTGCAGGAAGAAGTTATGATGCCTATTGCTCCCGGGGAAGGACCATTTGGCTGGATTATCTGTCCGTCTAGAGAGCTGGCTAGACAGACATATGAAGTTATCGAACAATTTTTAGAACCACTGAGGGAGTATGGTTACCCTGAATTGAGGCCTTTGCTGTGTATTGGTGGAGTTGATATGAAGTCCCAAATTGATGTTGTAAAGAAGGGAGTTCACATTGTGGTTGCTACACCTGGAAGACTCAAAGATATGTTAGCAAAGAAGAAAATGAATCAGGTAT TGTTGGTTTTTTGCAGATACTTGACACTAGATGAAGCAGACAGATTGGTCGATCTTGGTTTTGAAGATGATATTAGGGAGGTGTTTGATCATTTCAAAGCTCAAAGACAAACCCTTTTATTTTCTGCTACAATGCCCACGAAGATCCAGAATTTTGCAAGAAGTGCATTAGTTAAACCAATAACTGTGAATGTGGGGAGGGCTGGAGCAGCCAACCTTGATGTGATTCAGGAAGTGGAATATGTAAAGCAGGAAGCCAAGATTGTTTACCTTCTTGAGTGCTTACAAAAAACTCCACCTCCAGTTCTGGTTTTCTGTGAGAATAAGGCTGATGTGGATGATATCCATGAATATCTTCTCTTAAAAAGAGTTGAAGCTGTGGCTATTCATGGAGGCAAGGATCaagaagagagaaaatatgcaaTTGCATCATTTAAATCTGGCAAGAAAGATGTTCTGGTTGCAACTGATGTTGCTTCTAAGGGGTTAGATTTTCCTGATATTCAGCATGTAATAAACTACGATATGCCTGCTGAAATTGAAAACTACGTGCATAGGATTGGACGAACGGGAAGATGTGGAAAAACAGGAATTGCCACAACctttatcaacaagaatcagagcGAGACGACACTTCTTGATCTAAAACACTTGTTACAAGAAGCAAAACAAAGGATCCCTCCTGTCCTTGCGGAGCTCAATGATCCCATGGACGACGTTGAGGCAATCACGAATGCGAGTGGAGTAAAGGGTTGTGCATATTGTGGTGGGCTTGGTCATCGTATCCGTGACTGCCCCAAGCTAGAGCACCAAAAGAGCGTGCAGATTGCCAATTCAAGGAGAGACTACTTCGGGTCTGGAGGTTACCGTGGAGAAATTTAG